TCCGTGTACCACAAGGTAAAGAGAAACTTTTATCAGCCTGAAACATTGCAGCAAGTTTCTCGGGGAATGATGCTGACTAGCTCTCATTACGCCTGTGTAGCACTGCTTGTGGCCCCTTTAGAGAGGCTATTCAATGGCAGAACCTTACCAAAGCGGCCGGACGCTACGACTTTTGCAACTCTTGGAGGGTCAACGATTTTTCGAAATGCCAACCGTGCCTCCAGTCCGGTCGCCACTATGTGTTGACCAACTACATGACCATGCTCGACGCGGCCTGCACACAACAGCCCGCCGAAGGACGCACCATATCGGTCTCCGGTCCACCTTTCACGACCAAGGCCATTCAGGCCACAACCCCGGCCCCGACCGGCTACACCTTTGTGCCCGACAACGGCCCACTCAACCTCGGCGCAAAGGTCGGCATCGCCTTCGCCGGGGTGGCCATCATACTCATCGCCGCCGGCTGCGGTATCGTCTGTAACGGCAAGCGTAGGCGCCGCCGCTTCTTGCGCGACATGGAAAAGCGCCAGGCGATGGCCCAAACCCAGGGTTTTGGCGGTAGTCGCTGGCCCGGCACCCACGGGGCGGGTGGCGACATGTTCGAGACACCAGTCAGCCAGAGACCGCTCGTTGGCGGCTGGGAGCAGTCTCCCACCTCGGCTCACACGGATCGCACCGGTATCTCAACTGGATTTTCGCCAGCCATGGAGAAGAATGACGGCGCCGGCCCCTCCACGTTCCCGACGCGATACTATTCACCTTATAGCAGCCCCATCAGCGCCGCCGATACCAATGCCATGCAACAtcaccaacagcagcagcagtggcCGGCGATGACTCAAGAAGCGCTGGCGGCGATGGAGCGCGAGCGCGAACAAGATTTGCTGCAGCAACAGCATTACTTcatgcagcagcaacagcagtacCAAATCCAACAACAACGAATGTACCAATCACAGCAACATCTCAGCCCGCAAGACATAGGAGTCGCGCTGGGTGGTGATGACCCAAGCCTGCGGTCGAAAAAGTCGGATCTTAGCTTCGTCTCCAAAGAGTCGGACCCAGCTGCGCAACAAGTACCACCACCTCCGCAGCCGAATCCACTCGCAAGCAACCCCTGGTCCTCTGCAGACGTCAAGGGCAAACATCCAGCCTACCATAGCAGCACCGAAGAGTACGAGTTGAAGGAGGTAGACAGCAACGGGACAATGCGAGGTGTTCCTGCCGCAGCTGCGCAGCAGGCCCCGATGCTTCAGCATCCCGGCTTTGGTAGATatccggcgccggcggcggggAGGAATGAATGGCTTTAGCGTGTATAGTCTATCTTGATGCAGTCACTGAACGTTTCCAAAGTTCCTAATACTCAAGACTTTTTTGTAAACAAGCTCAGTTCCTTACTCGCCAGAGCGCGGTACTGTGAACGTAAAAtgactagaactagcatGATGTAGGCCTGAAACTGCAGGGTAGTTAGTAGAGTGAGAAAATGTCTACGTCATAAAAGCAACATTACGCTGTTTATTGCACGGGTTTCCTCACGTTGACCCCTTTTTGTTCATAACTCACGTCCATGACTTCCTCCcaataaaaaagaagaataaaACAAGCCCAAAACAGCCGGCCTGTTTTCCATAAGTGTACAACTCCAACCCAGTCCAGCCATCCAGCCCTCTCAAATAAAAACCGCACCATATTCCTTGATTACACAGTAAAAGTTCCATTGATGGGCAGGATCCGGCTGCTCGAACCGACACTGACGGTGTAGGTGCCGTTCCTCAGCAGCCACTTTTGGCTAACGACATCCCAGATGCTCACGTCTCGCCTGCTAAGCTCAAACTGAACCGTTGccttctccttggccttgatgaATGGCTTCTCAAagcccctgagcacccgcaGCGGCGTGTGCCCATCCTCAGCGCCGGGTACGGAGAGGTACAGCTGGGCAACCTCGGcaccgtcgacgccgccTGTGTTTTCGACCTCGGCCGTGACGCGCACGAGCGTCTCCCAGAGCGAGGCCGGCCCTCCAGACAACAAAGGACCTTCAGGGTAGGAATCAAAGCTGACGGCCGACGACTTTTCAATCTTGAGGTTGGAGTAGCCAAATGTCGTGTACGACAGACCAAATCCAAATTCGTAGCGGGGTTCGATGTTTTGCTTGTCGAAGTGTCGGTAGTCCAGGAACAAGCCTTCGGTAAAGTCGGCCTGGGGAAACAGCTCGTATTTGCCTTTTGGCAGATCCGGGTCCTGGACACCGCCGTAATCCGTCTCGTTCCGTGCCACTGTGTACGGCATCTTGCCCGATGGGTTGACTTTGCCGTATAGGATTGATGCCAGGGCAACTCCGGATGCTTGTCCGGGGAGGTGCGCATAAATTAACGCGGTAACATTGGGATGGTCAATGAATTGATCAACAAGGCGCGGACCAGCATTGTGTAGAACTACTATTGTGTTGTTGCACGAGTTGGCCACATGCCTGATCAACCCGTCAGTATAATCATCCCGTAGGCCAACTCTGTCCCAGCCTTCAGCGGATGCAACGTTTCCAACCACGAGACAAGCTTCCGAGTTGGAGTTCACGGCAGGGTTGGGCGAGGCAAAATCCCAGAACATGATTGTGTCATCCTCCCAGCACTGCTGCGATATGGCGTCGAAGGGTGCGCTGACCAGCGAAGTAGACACAGCTCCAGATCCGCCGCCAGAGAAGATGGTGCCATTGATGGCAATCGGCCTTGTCTGTTCCGCCCGTGCAGTGCCGGGCAGCATATCTGCCGCGTTGAGCATGCCGGTCTTGATATCATCGTAGTTCATGGATTCGGGACCCCAAACCCACTGTGGGAACAGTCCTGGCTCAAAGTTAGTCTTGTCTGCCTTTTTGGCCGAGTAGCCATATATGGTCAACATCTTGGGCTTCTTGAGTGGGAGAGCGTTGCGGAGGTTTTTCACGAGCACATGGCCCTCAACAGCCCCGTCGAAGATGGTAGTCTTGTCTGACGAGTTCCTGGCATCGACTATTTGGTGCGGCTGGTTGATATCGGCAGGCATTCCGATTCCTGGTTTCGGGAAGCCCTTGTCATGACCAAGCTGGAACCAGGGTGCAAGAACGCTATAACGGAACACAAGACAATGCTGTTAGCGTGGAAGACTTGTTGCAGGCGCTGACTGACAAAACTGACCGAATTGCCATATCGTCAAGACGTGACTGAGGGACGGTGCCATTGTTGATTGCCTTGAGTAGTTCCGCACCCCAGAATGGGTCGGCATGCGGCATGGCGAGATCGAGTCCAGCAAGGGCTGATGACACTCCACTGTGCTGTGCCCACCAGTCACTCACAACATGGCCCTGGTTGAGACATCTCGCCGTCAGTTTTAAGCCATCGCAGCAAGGGTTGTTGGTTGTGGGATCAAGGAGAAGCTTTGGTACATACCTGAAAGCCAAGTTCAGTCTTCAAGAGACCATTGAGGGCCTTGCTGTTCGCACAACCGTAGGAATTGTTCAGTCTGTTGTAAGAGCACATGATGCTACCTGTTCCGGCGCGTACGGCATCCATGAAGGGCCTTAACACCAGGGTTAATATAGTGTGCCCCCGCTATCATTTTATACAAATCGGCGCCTGGGGCTTTCTTACCATAGATACAGCTCGTGCATTGTCCGGTCATCAATGTTTGAAGACACGGATTGTACGTCGCCGTCTGGTTGACGATTAGTTTCCTGCTCGTTGGCAACGTAGTGCTGAGAACATTTTGAGTCAGTGAAGCTCCTCCCAGTGGCGCCGAACCAAGAGGCCTATATTCATCTTCTCACCTTGGTGCTTGCAATCACGCCAGCATTCTGTATGCCACGGACCGTCTGATCAACCAAAATACCAGAGAGATAAGGGTCGACGGCAAATCCTGTCTTTGCGGTTAGCTCTCATCAAGTCTCTTATAAGCTGCCAAGTTGTTTCCCCTGGCACCTCAGTTCTCACCTTCCCAGTTGCGTCCACCCCTTACAGTCCTTCCAATGGGGCCAACGACCGGACCCAGAAGCATGTTGACGCCCTTCTTCCGGAACTCGGAGCCCATGCCATAGGCACGTTCTGCGCTAAGCTTTCGGTTGAAACTGTCATGATAGTCGCGTCAGTATATTTATCTCAGGTCTTCAAAGCCTAGTAACACGCTCACCTGGCACCCACGTGGACACCACTGGGCCACGCAGTAACAAAATCCGTGCCGCGCAAACCATTGCCTGCATCAGCTAGGCACATTCCAGGAAACCCAACATTTGAGATTGGCGCAATGTTGCCATCACAACGGCGGACAGGTTCAGGTTTGCCGGCGGTCAGGACAAGCTGTGTGCGAGAAAAGTTTAGCTAATGCGGCAATAGAACGAGTCCCACAAAGGGGTGATATCTTTAGCACTCACTTTTTCATCGTTTGTCATTTTGCCAACCATTTCCTTGGCCTTTTTATACGCATCTTCCCAGCCACTCCCTCCGGTCATCTCCGCTGTCCGGCATCAACCCAAGTTAGCTACATTGTGATTGAGAAAGACAAACTCCCATATAATACCaataaaaataacaacaaaaacaataTGAGGACCTACGGGATGGATACACCGGCGGGGACTGGCCATAGAAGTAGGTATCTTCCGTAATGGCATCGGGTGACCGCAGCTTCCCCTTGGACAAGTTTCCCGAGATCTTGGGCAACGCCGCTAGTCCCGCCAGTCCGCCGCCGATGACCAAAAAGACCCCGGCGGCGAGAATGGCAGCCCCCTTCTTGGTCCCCAAGAAAGGAAAGCGCTGCACGATCCTTGATTGTCAACTAGAGAGGGGGCCCCGGTATGACTTTTCCACCGACGACACCACCGACACCGCTGGCTCCTTGGCGTACCTGCCCGACACGGACTCGTAATGATGGCCGGTCGACATTATTTCTGGCTGGGTATCTTTGTTCACTTTTTGGTGGGTTTTGTGGAGATGTCTGAGGTGGGTAGTCTCAGTGCTTAATTTAGTGGGACAGGTGAAAGAAGCTGTTGGATTTGAGAGTTGGTTGGCGGTGGTGCCTGGGAGGATTGATCTCGCCTGCTATAGGAGGTGTAAACAAAACCAAGTAAACAAACATCAAACGGGCGAGATAAAGAGCGATAACGGGCAGGATCACGATAAAGTTATACCCcagtaaaaaaaataacaagcTCGTGTCAATTACTCCTGTAATTGCTTGTTGAATATCAATGACATCAGAGCACTTTGTAAAGTCTGATTCGAAAATGCGAAAGGGACGATTTGTTCGTAATGAAATCCAGTCCGATGGGGATAATTAATTCTACGAGGGGAAAGTTGGCACGCGGTTGCCCGGGTTGCAACCCCGGTTCAGCAGGCGACTTACCCCAGCCCCATCCTGGCCAATGAAATAGTGTGGGTTGCATCATATCCACTCATCACGAGATGTCATATTGTATAACTAGGTTGTCTTGCCCGCACTTTTCTGGAACATACATACTGTAATCAAAATCATGTCTCTGACTACCCTCCTTTTCTCAAAATTCTCCCACCCACCAACTTCTGAAACAAGGCATTTCAGACCGGCAAATTTGGTTCGTTGCTGACAAACTCCATTGTTCTCATAAAGCGTGTCTTTCCCCCACCTTGGCCGATGGT
This DNA window, taken from Pyricularia oryzae 70-15 chromosome 6, whole genome shotgun sequence, encodes the following:
- a CDS encoding beta-glucosidase 2, coding for MTGGSGWEDAYKKAKEMVGKMTNDEKLVLTAGKPEPVRRCDGNIAPISNVGFPGMCLADAGNGLRGTDFVTAWPSGVHVGASFNRKLSAERAYGMGSEFRKKGVNMLLGPVVGPIGRTVRGGRNWEGFAVDPYLSGILVDQTVRGIQNAGVIASTKHYVANEQETNRQPDGDVQSVSSNIDDRTMHELYLWPFMDAVRAGTGSIMCSYNRLNNSYGCANSKALNGLLKTELGFQGHVVSDWWAQHSGVSSALAGLDLAMPHADPFWGAELLKAINNGTVPQSRLDDMAIRVLAPWFQLGHDKGFPKPGIGMPADINQPHQIVDARNSSDKTTIFDGAVEGHVLVKNLRNALPLKKPKMLTIYGYSAKKADKTNFEPGLFPQWVWGPESMNYDDIKTGMLNAADMLPGTARAEQTRPIAINGTIFSGGGSGAVSTSLVSAPFDAISQQCWEDDTIMFWDFASPNPAVNSNSEACLVVGNVASAEGWDRVGLRDDYTDGLIRHVANSCNNTIVVLHNAGPRLVDQFIDHPNVTALIYAHLPGQASGVALASILYGKVNPSGKMPYTVARNETDYGGVQDPDLPKGKYELFPQADFTEGLFLDYRHFDKQNIEPRYEFGFGLSYTTFGYSNLKIEKSSAVSFDSYPEGPLLSGGPASLWETLVRVTAEVENTGGVDGAEVAQLYLSVPGAEDGHTPLRVLRGFEKPFIKAKEKATVQFELSRRDVSIWDVVSQKWLLRNGTYTVSVGSSSRILPINGTFTV